One window of the Deinococcus betulae genome contains the following:
- a CDS encoding GNAT family N-acetyltransferase codes for MRAIRPARPEDARAIAAIHTDSWRETYAGLMPEDFLARMTDEAQRERRAAFWAQNIAAGQDVVLVAEEDGEVIAFASAGAPRDHEGYGAELFTLYSRRATQGQGTGRALLRAVAAALQARGAQSLALWVLDVNPTRQWYARQGAAEAGEKAEPIAGGELREIRMGWPDLRKLAVGEA; via the coding sequence ATGCGCGCCATCCGTCCTGCCAGGCCAGAAGATGCCCGCGCCATTGCGGCCATTCATACCGACAGCTGGCGCGAAACCTACGCCGGGCTGATGCCTGAAGACTTTCTGGCGCGCATGACGGATGAAGCGCAGCGTGAGCGCCGGGCAGCTTTCTGGGCGCAGAACATTGCAGCTGGGCAGGACGTGGTCCTCGTGGCCGAGGAGGACGGTGAGGTCATCGCCTTCGCTTCAGCCGGAGCGCCGCGCGACCACGAGGGTTACGGCGCCGAACTGTTCACGCTATACAGCCGCCGGGCCACCCAGGGGCAGGGCACCGGGCGGGCGCTGCTGCGCGCAGTGGCAGCTGCCCTTCAGGCACGCGGCGCCCAGAGCCTCGCCCTGTGGGTGCTGGACGTGAACCCTACCCGCCAGTGGTATGCCCGCCAGGGCGCGGCCGAGGCGGGCGAGAAGGCAGAACCGATTGCCGGCGGCGAACTGCGGGAAATTCGCATGGGCTGGCCGGATCTCCGGAAGCTGGCAGTTGGTGAAGCCTGA
- a CDS encoding GNAT family N-acetyltransferase, which produces MTEPLAFIDLGDGYSACPVSLDTYREACARLEDQIFGGNSLYAFDPPVRSAPPLGETWNWGIYHGAELVGWHHAHARDERTVYMADTGLLPAHQGRGVYTRLLPHLLTTFRAAGFTLVQSHHRATNNAVLVPKLRAGFYLQGLNAYAGGLNAALTLSLDDAYAGAMHARSGFRGAWGETARRLGLPEIPAAPVSEPPLLPLPLEAEPGTDLGGGYSLHRVTTDVYRTVYGQLEAFAYSTVSFDWAGTAEAAPPRGPLWAWLLARGGVVVGWQASRAWDARTAYMVNTALLPAHRGQGVYSRLLPVVMAALHAEGYPLIRSHHHLTNNAVIVPKLRAGFRFQGLQVDEHGVMAVLLHSADPVYQAYMDVRSGLVRPRGEVARRLGQPETPEGRGQH; this is translated from the coding sequence ATGACGGAACCTCTGGCATTCATTGACCTCGGGGACGGCTACAGCGCCTGCCCCGTCTCGCTGGACACTTACCGTGAAGCCTGCGCGCGACTGGAAGACCAAATTTTTGGCGGAAACTCGCTGTATGCCTTTGACCCACCCGTGCGCTCTGCCCCGCCGCTGGGCGAGACGTGGAACTGGGGCATCTACCACGGGGCCGAGTTGGTGGGCTGGCACCATGCCCACGCCCGCGACGAGCGCACCGTCTACATGGCCGACACTGGCTTGCTGCCGGCACACCAGGGACGCGGCGTCTACACCCGCCTCCTGCCGCACCTGCTGACCACCTTTCGGGCGGCCGGGTTCACCCTGGTTCAGAGCCACCACCGCGCCACCAACAATGCCGTCCTGGTGCCCAAACTGCGCGCCGGCTTTTATCTCCAGGGTCTGAATGCTTACGCTGGTGGTCTGAATGCCGCCCTGACCCTCTCTCTGGACGACGCCTATGCCGGCGCCATGCACGCGCGCAGCGGTTTCCGGGGGGCGTGGGGAGAGACGGCCCGGCGGCTGGGCCTGCCGGAGATTCCGGCCGCGCCGGTCAGCGAGCCTCCCCTGTTGCCACTGCCGCTGGAAGCTGAGCCTGGCACGGACCTGGGCGGTGGGTACAGCCTGCACCGCGTCACGACAGACGTGTACCGCACAGTCTACGGACAGCTGGAAGCCTTCGCCTACAGCACGGTGTCCTTTGACTGGGCAGGGACAGCTGAAGCGGCCCCGCCGCGTGGACCACTGTGGGCGTGGCTGCTGGCGCGCGGCGGCGTGGTGGTCGGCTGGCAGGCCAGCCGCGCCTGGGACGCACGCACGGCGTATATGGTCAACACGGCGCTGCTGCCTGCCCACCGGGGACAGGGCGTGTACAGCCGCCTGCTGCCCGTGGTGATGGCCGCCCTCCACGCCGAGGGCTACCCCCTGATTCGCAGCCACCATCACCTGACAAACAACGCCGTCATCGTGCCCAAACTGCGCGCGGGCTTTCGCTTTCAGGGTCTACAGGTCGACGAACATGGCGTAATGGCGGTCCTCCTGCACAGCGCCGACCCGGTGTATCAGGCCTACATGGATGTGCGCAGCGGGCTCGTGCGGCCTCGGGGCGAAGTGGCGCGGCGGCTGGGCCAGCCCGAAACGCCAGAGGGCAGGGGCCAACACTGA
- a CDS encoding DsbA family oxidoreductase, translated as MTDLYFDFLCPYAWRGVELAEVLRAEGEPFRLRHYSLVEGNHADNAAELTWRLTEQPHGEGTPYQQGSLRAFLASHAAAQQGEAAHWAFALALYRAVHEAKGTLDEATIQAAAESVGLNLERFAADLADDQARRADLRAELDAAREVGVFGTPTFVLPSGEAAYYRFETLTRDPAAARDWWSLYRTVLTSKAEIGTIKRAKNRPPRKGGQA; from the coding sequence ATGACGGACCTGTATTTCGATTTCCTGTGCCCCTACGCCTGGCGTGGGGTCGAACTGGCCGAAGTCCTGCGGGCAGAGGGCGAGCCTTTTCGGCTGCGCCATTACTCGCTGGTAGAAGGCAACCACGCCGACAATGCCGCCGAGCTGACCTGGCGCCTGACCGAGCAGCCGCACGGGGAAGGCACGCCTTACCAACAGGGCAGCCTGCGTGCTTTCCTGGCCTCACATGCGGCCGCCCAGCAGGGGGAAGCCGCGCACTGGGCGTTCGCTTTGGCCCTGTACCGAGCCGTACACGAAGCCAAGGGGACGCTGGATGAAGCGACCATTCAGGCGGCGGCTGAGAGCGTCGGGCTGAACCTGGAGCGCTTTGCCGCTGACCTGGCCGACGACCAGGCCCGCCGCGCCGACCTGCGCGCCGAGCTGGATGCCGCCCGCGAGGTCGGCGTGTTCGGAACGCCTACTTTTGTGCTGCCCAGCGGCGAGGCGGCGTACTACCGCTTTGAGACGCTCACCCGCGACCCTGCGGCCGCCCGCGACTGGTGGAGCCTCTACCGCACCGTGTTAACCAGCAAGGCAGAAATTGGCACCATCAAGCGCGCGAAAAACCGGCCACCCAGGAAAGGCGGGCAAGCTTAA
- a CDS encoding ribonuclease catalytic domain-containing protein translates to MTLPNLTPAQRTDIELLARGKQDKSRTLRDLKLPETPQAAHTLLLRAGLWTEARTPYADRLGAALSALTLEVPPFAPAERLDLTQLDAYAIDDEGNRDPDDAVAAEALPDGGTRLWVHVADVAALVAPDSELDLEARARGATLYLPDRTVGMLPDALVEQAGLGLHPTTLALSISLDLDADGNADAVDVHLTTVRVSRLTYDQAQAALDAGQEPFVTLARLAAQSRALRESEGALSIDLPEVRVKASEEGAQVTPLPKPPMRAVVQECMTLAGWATAIYADDHDLPLPFATQDAPHREVRGETLNAQWARRKTLARTRFQPAPGPHAGMGLDLYAQATSPMRRYLDLVVHQQLRAHLTGGSPLSGKEVAARVAQAQMNADATRTAERLSRKHHTLRFIAAQPERVWPAVVVERRGPQATLLIPELAFDVAVSTATPAGQEVQVQLTDVNLADLSVRARVTG, encoded by the coding sequence ATGACGCTCCCCAACCTCACTCCGGCCCAGCGCACCGACATTGAACTCCTGGCGCGCGGCAAGCAGGACAAGAGCCGCACCCTGCGTGACCTGAAACTGCCAGAAACGCCGCAGGCGGCCCATACCCTGCTGCTGCGCGCGGGGCTCTGGACTGAGGCGCGCACGCCCTATGCTGACCGCCTGGGCGCCGCCCTGAGCGCCCTGACCCTGGAGGTGCCGCCCTTTGCCCCAGCCGAGCGGCTGGACCTGACACAGCTGGACGCCTACGCCATTGACGACGAGGGCAACCGCGACCCCGATGACGCCGTGGCCGCCGAGGCCCTGCCGGACGGAGGCACGCGCCTGTGGGTCCATGTAGCGGATGTCGCGGCGCTGGTCGCCCCCGACAGCGAGCTGGACCTGGAAGCCCGCGCGCGCGGCGCCACCCTGTACCTGCCGGACCGCACGGTGGGCATGTTGCCCGACGCCCTGGTGGAGCAGGCCGGGCTGGGCCTGCACCCCACCACGCTGGCCCTGAGCATCAGCCTGGACCTGGACGCGGACGGCAACGCCGACGCGGTGGACGTTCACCTGACGACCGTGCGGGTCTCCCGCCTGACCTATGACCAGGCGCAGGCGGCGCTGGACGCCGGGCAGGAACCGTTTGTCACGCTGGCCCGGCTGGCCGCGCAAAGCCGGGCGCTTCGGGAGAGCGAGGGCGCCCTGAGCATTGACCTGCCCGAAGTGCGCGTCAAGGCGAGCGAGGAAGGCGCGCAGGTCACGCCGCTGCCCAAGCCGCCCATGCGCGCGGTGGTGCAGGAATGCATGACGCTGGCCGGCTGGGCCACCGCCATCTACGCCGACGACCACGACCTGCCGCTGCCGTTTGCCACCCAGGACGCGCCGCACCGCGAGGTGCGCGGCGAGACCCTGAATGCCCAGTGGGCGCGCCGCAAGACGCTGGCCCGCACCCGCTTTCAGCCGGCCCCCGGCCCCCACGCGGGCATGGGCCTGGACCTATACGCCCAGGCCACCAGCCCCATGCGGCGCTATCTGGACCTGGTGGTGCATCAGCAGCTGCGCGCCCACCTGACCGGCGGCTCTCCCCTAAGTGGCAAAGAGGTCGCCGCCCGCGTGGCCCAGGCCCAGATGAATGCCGACGCCACCCGCACGGCCGAGCGCCTGAGCCGAAAGCACCACACCCTGCGCTTTATAGCGGCGCAACCTGAACGGGTCTGGCCGGCGGTGGTCGTAGAGCGACGCGGCCCCCAGGCGACCCTGCTGATTCCGGAACTCGCTTTCGACGTGGCCGTGAGCACCGCCACCCCAGCTGGTCAGGAGGTGCAGGTGCAGCTGACGGACGTGAATCTGGCGGACCTGAGTGTGCGTGCACGGGTGACCGGATAA
- a CDS encoding agmatine deiminase family protein has translation MAPMSDASLTPQAHPTPRELGFAMPAEWAPHAATWLSWPADDDLWFGHLDAVRGEFAELVRTIARFEPVQLLVRDEESETDARGRLTGADVTYHRVPLDDVWVRDNGPIFVQRDRDVALTDWKFNSWGGKFNWHNDDRVPEYVAEQLGVHRWALPFVLEGGGLEVNGAGVGLTTRSCFLTDTRNPGLTEEGYAFLLGDTLGIRKLLWLDGGLENDHTDGHIDTITRFTDERTIVTSVESDPSDPNHAVMSKNLADLRAMTDAHGEPFRIVELPLPADYLEGAEGRLPPTYANFYIGNGFVAVPQYGDPNDARALEILTPLFPGREVIGLSSRAIIEGGGSFHCVTQQQPAGQAWQSE, from the coding sequence ATGGCCCCCATGTCTGACGCTTCCCTCACGCCCCAGGCCCACCCCACCCCGCGCGAACTGGGGTTTGCCATGCCCGCCGAGTGGGCGCCGCACGCCGCGACCTGGCTGAGCTGGCCTGCGGACGATGACCTGTGGTTTGGTCACCTGGACGCCGTACGCGGCGAGTTTGCCGAACTGGTGCGGACCATCGCCCGCTTTGAACCGGTGCAGTTGCTGGTGCGCGACGAGGAGAGCGAGACCGACGCGCGCGGCCGCCTGACCGGCGCCGACGTGACCTACCACCGCGTGCCGCTGGACGACGTGTGGGTGCGTGACAACGGCCCCATCTTCGTGCAGCGGGACAGGGACGTGGCCCTTACCGACTGGAAATTCAATTCCTGGGGGGGCAAATTCAACTGGCACAACGACGACCGGGTGCCGGAATACGTGGCAGAGCAGCTGGGCGTCCACCGCTGGGCGCTGCCGTTCGTGCTGGAAGGCGGCGGCCTGGAGGTCAACGGCGCCGGAGTGGGCCTGACCACCCGCTCCTGCTTCCTGACCGACACGCGCAATCCTGGCCTGACCGAAGAGGGTTACGCCTTCTTGCTGGGCGACACACTGGGCATCAGGAAACTGCTGTGGCTGGACGGCGGCCTGGAGAATGACCACACCGACGGGCACATTGACACCATTACCCGCTTTACCGACGAGCGCACCATTGTCACCAGTGTCGAGAGCGATCCCAGCGATCCCAACCACGCGGTGATGAGCAAAAATCTGGCCGACCTGCGCGCCATGACTGACGCACACGGCGAGCCTTTCCGAATCGTAGAGCTGCCACTGCCCGCCGACTATCTGGAAGGCGCCGAGGGCCGCCTGCCACCCACCTACGCGAACTTTTATATCGGCAACGGCTTTGTCGCCGTGCCGCAATATGGGGACCCCAACGACGCCCGCGCGCTGGAGATTCTGACGCCGCTGTTCCCCGGCCGCGAGGTGATTGGCCTGAGCAGCCGGGCGATTATTGAGGGCGGCGGCTCCTTTCACTGCGTGACCCAGCAGCAGCCGGCCGGGCAGGCATGGCAGAGCGAGTAG
- a CDS encoding cytochrome P450, whose translation MTASLPAAAQQAVADLWHPQTVPNPYPAYERVRALSEGGVLTSALTGGQGVFITSHAVTSAVLRSPAAVTGAGFEGAVGLSDGLHLLQHMMLFHNGASHARLRGLVSAAFTPRVVEEQRDLVRALIGELLTALRAQGPEADLVEGLANPLPARVIMGMLGLSGEDETRFVRWSQSVADLLGSAAQSPDLMARIDADAREMRAYFRDLADDLRARPQPGLLSALAAVEGGGERLSGDELLSNAVLLLTAGHETTSNLIPGGLLELSRQPDAWAALTKQPHHPNVADELLRVVSPVQFDGRLLTAPLTVAGQTLPGGTYAYLLLGAANRDPEVFPEPGRIDWTRPNSARHLAFAAGPHYCLGASLARLEITEVFAALAGQFPQMQVEPEPPFKPNPGLRGPARLRVRLDG comes from the coding sequence ATGACTGCTTCTCTGCCCGCCGCTGCCCAGCAAGCTGTCGCTGACCTGTGGCATCCGCAGACGGTGCCCAACCCCTACCCCGCCTACGAACGGGTGCGGGCGCTCAGCGAAGGCGGCGTGCTGACCTCGGCGCTGACGGGCGGCCAGGGGGTGTTCATCACCAGTCACGCCGTGACCAGCGCGGTGCTGCGTTCTCCGGCGGCGGTGACGGGCGCCGGGTTTGAGGGGGCCGTCGGGCTCTCGGACGGCCTGCACCTGCTCCAGCACATGATGCTGTTTCACAACGGAGCGTCGCACGCCCGGCTGCGGGGGCTGGTCTCGGCCGCCTTTACCCCGCGCGTGGTCGAGGAACAGCGCGACCTCGTGCGCGCCCTGATTGGGGAACTGCTGACCGCACTGCGCGCCCAGGGGCCGGAAGCCGACCTGGTAGAGGGCCTGGCCAATCCGCTGCCGGCGCGGGTCATCATGGGCATGCTGGGCCTGTCGGGCGAGGACGAGACCCGCTTTGTGCGCTGGTCGCAAAGCGTGGCTGACCTGCTGGGCAGTGCGGCCCAGTCTCCTGACCTGATGGCCCGCATTGACGCCGACGCCCGCGAGATGCGTGCGTATTTCCGCGACCTGGCCGACGACCTGCGCGCCCGCCCACAGCCGGGGCTGCTGTCGGCCCTGGCGGCGGTGGAAGGCGGCGGCGAGCGCCTGAGCGGCGACGAACTGCTATCCAACGCCGTGCTGCTGCTGACCGCCGGACACGAAACCACCAGCAACCTGATTCCCGGCGGCCTGCTGGAACTCTCGCGCCAGCCAGACGCCTGGGCTGCCCTGACCAAGCAGCCCCATCACCCCAATGTGGCCGACGAACTACTGCGCGTCGTTTCGCCGGTGCAGTTTGACGGCCGCCTGCTGACCGCGCCGCTGACGGTTGCCGGCCAGACCCTGCCGGGCGGCACCTACGCCTACTTACTGCTGGGCGCCGCCAACCGCGACCCCGAGGTCTTCCCCGAGCCGGGGCGCATTGACTGGACCCGGCCCAATAGTGCCCGTCACCTGGCCTTTGCAGCTGGGCCGCACTACTGCCTGGGGGCCAGCCTGGCGCGCCTGGAAATTACCGAGGTGTTTGCAGCGCTGGCCGGGCAGTTTCCGCAGATGCAGGTTGAGCCCGAGCCGCCATTTAAGCCCAACCCTGGGCTGCGCGGTCCCGCCCGCTTGCGGGTGCGCCTGGACGGCTGA
- a CDS encoding Crp/Fnr family transcriptional regulator, which yields MNYPSLVWHLKRTELFADLELAELERVAASTPYRSYGPGEVIYRMDDPADALYFVRSGLVKISKLFPNGKEAILGVIGQHDTFGELLLQPEERRPTQAEALERTTLIVLPRSELQKLLSSKPDLAMKLIRLMAARLFEAQAWTATVSAYSAPERVASLLYRLAREFGRPHSQGVELNLKLNQEDIARMVGATRETVSHSLGKLKQDGAIVRARTPIIVRMDALKRYIEQGS from the coding sequence ATGAACTACCCAAGCCTGGTCTGGCACCTCAAGCGCACGGAGCTGTTTGCCGACCTTGAACTTGCCGAACTGGAGCGTGTGGCGGCCAGCACGCCCTACCGCTCGTATGGGCCGGGCGAGGTCATCTACCGTATGGACGACCCGGCCGACGCGCTGTATTTCGTGCGCAGCGGTCTGGTGAAAATCAGCAAACTGTTTCCCAACGGCAAGGAAGCCATCCTGGGCGTCATTGGCCAGCACGACACCTTTGGTGAGCTGCTGCTGCAACCCGAGGAGCGGCGTCCCACCCAGGCCGAAGCCCTGGAGCGCACCACCCTGATCGTGCTGCCGCGCAGCGAGTTGCAAAAACTGCTGAGCAGCAAGCCTGACCTGGCCATGAAACTGATTCGCCTGATGGCGGCGCGGCTCTTTGAGGCCCAGGCCTGGACCGCCACCGTCAGTGCTTACAGCGCCCCCGAGCGCGTGGCCAGCCTGCTGTACCGCCTGGCGCGCGAATTTGGCCGGCCCCACAGCCAGGGCGTGGAGCTGAACCTGAAGCTGAACCAGGAAGACATTGCCCGCATGGTGGGCGCCACCCGCGAAACGGTCAGTCACTCGCTGGGCAAGCTGAAGCAGGACGGCGCCATCGTGCGCGCCCGCACGCCGATTATCGTGCGGATGGACGCGCTGAAGCGGTACATCGAGCAGGGCAGCTAA
- the aguB gene encoding N-carbamoylputrescine amidase: MSTPDTVTLAVVQMHVTDQLDDNVARAEAHVRDAAQQGAQVILLPELFENLYFCQVEREDYFALAHPQEDHPFIGRFQNLARELGVVLPLSYFERAGQAHYNSLVCIDADGRVLGNYRKTHIPDGPGYEEKYYFNPGDTGFKVWDTRYGRVGVGICWDQWYPETARVMMLQGADFLLYPTAIGTEPAEVETPNSHHMWQRAMVGHAVSNSSYVGAANRIGTETVGDLTQSYYGHSFISDYTGALVAEFGETEEGPLLHDLHLKEARKFRAGMGFFRDRRPELYGPLLTTDGVTRRG, translated from the coding sequence ATGAGCACCCCGGACACCGTGACCCTCGCCGTCGTGCAGATGCACGTCACCGATCAGCTGGACGACAATGTGGCGCGCGCCGAAGCCCATGTGCGGGATGCCGCCCAACAGGGCGCCCAGGTCATCTTGCTGCCGGAACTGTTCGAGAACCTGTATTTCTGCCAGGTCGAGCGCGAGGACTACTTTGCCCTGGCCCACCCGCAGGAGGATCACCCCTTTATCGGGCGCTTTCAGAACTTGGCCCGCGAACTGGGCGTGGTGCTGCCGCTGTCCTACTTTGAGCGCGCTGGGCAGGCGCATTACAACAGCCTGGTCTGCATTGACGCCGACGGCCGTGTGCTGGGGAACTACCGCAAAACCCATATTCCGGACGGCCCCGGCTACGAAGAAAAGTATTACTTCAACCCCGGCGATACGGGCTTTAAGGTGTGGGATACCCGCTACGGGCGCGTGGGCGTAGGCATCTGCTGGGACCAGTGGTATCCCGAAACGGCGCGCGTGATGATGCTGCAGGGCGCCGACTTCCTGCTGTACCCCACCGCCATTGGCACCGAACCCGCCGAGGTCGAGACCCCCAACAGCCATCACATGTGGCAGCGGGCCATGGTGGGCCACGCCGTCAGCAACTCCAGCTACGTGGGCGCCGCCAACCGCATCGGCACCGAAACCGTGGGCGACCTGACCCAGAGCTACTACGGGCACTCGTTTATTTCGGACTACACCGGCGCACTGGTCGCAGAATTTGGCGAGACCGAAGAAGGCCCACTGCTGCACGACCTGCACCTGAAAGAAGCCCGCAAATTCCGCGCCGGCATGGGCTTTTTCCGGGACCGCCGCCCCGAGCTGTACGGCCCGCTGCTGACCACCGACGGCGTGACGCGCCGGGGTTAA
- a CDS encoding DUF2089 domain-containing protein, protein MTLMRPLPLPFPDETEAPLVTELRFPTSDVTVRGVFELNEFAVLSPENLEFLRLYIRVRGNLKEVERVLGLSYPTVRARFDTLLRAIGYEPEQADPQAEVLASLERGEITPDEAARKLRR, encoded by the coding sequence ATGACCCTTATGCGCCCCCTGCCCCTGCCGTTTCCCGACGAGACCGAAGCCCCGCTGGTCACCGAACTGCGTTTTCCCACCAGCGACGTCACAGTGCGCGGGGTCTTTGAACTCAATGAATTTGCGGTGCTGTCGCCCGAAAATCTGGAGTTTCTGCGTCTGTACATCCGCGTGCGGGGCAACCTGAAGGAGGTCGAGCGGGTCCTGGGCCTGAGTTACCCCACCGTGCGCGCCCGCTTTGACACCCTGCTGCGCGCCATCGGCTACGAGCCCGAGCAGGCCGACCCCCAGGCCGAGGTGCTGGCCAGTCTGGAGCGCGGCGAGATTACCCCAGATGAGGCGGCGCGCAAACTCCGGCGGTAA
- a CDS encoding winged helix-turn-helix domain-containing protein: MVRIFQPVTDPAAVKLLLDLTYLPVMEALMRRDWTVSALTVGLGWPLNAVHHRVRRLVAAGLVQEVRQEARRGRPVRHYRAAAQALVVPYHCTPLSRLEDLIGLHEHSFQEAFARAVVQTGLTLVQDRQDIGLRLYVNGDEVVSDITPGTDTFDWRDLLRPEAPALLANRGLLQLTREDAKALQTELSDVLARYLHKTGPDPYLYRLGLAPVVRGGEA, encoded by the coding sequence ATGGTGCGCATCTTCCAGCCGGTCACCGACCCTGCCGCCGTCAAACTCCTGCTGGACCTGACCTACTTGCCGGTGATGGAGGCCCTGATGCGCCGGGACTGGACGGTGTCGGCGCTGACGGTCGGGCTGGGCTGGCCTCTGAACGCTGTGCATCACCGGGTGCGCCGCTTGGTGGCGGCAGGCCTGGTGCAGGAGGTCCGGCAAGAAGCGCGGCGTGGCCGCCCCGTTCGCCACTACCGCGCGGCCGCTCAGGCCCTCGTGGTGCCCTATCACTGCACGCCGCTCAGCCGCCTGGAAGACCTGATTGGCCTGCACGAACACAGCTTTCAGGAGGCTTTCGCGCGGGCAGTGGTGCAGACCGGGCTGACGCTGGTGCAGGACCGTCAGGACATCGGCCTGCGGCTGTACGTGAACGGCGACGAGGTGGTCTCGGACATTACGCCGGGCACCGATACCTTCGACTGGCGCGACCTGCTGCGCCCCGAGGCGCCGGCGCTGCTGGCGAACCGGGGCCTGCTGCAGCTGACCCGCGAGGATGCCAAGGCTCTGCAAACCGAACTGAGCGACGTACTGGCCCGCTACCTGCACAAAACCGGCCCAGACCCGTACCTGTACCGGCTGGGTCTGGCGCCGGTGGTCCGGGGCGGTGAGGCTTAA
- a CDS encoding DUF4384 domain-containing protein, with protein MTLFKVSISLLLAGLGWASAAPQLSAQSIIVNPVQGPLKVNVRTNRDASGNGTPSYGPSDHLEFYTRVNQDAYVYLFNIDPQGRVNLLAGGGLQAKGNFVKANTTRVFPKKGDESPFLLTLPQGVNRVLAVASPSPLNVQDLAQAGASQTGAVPLKVTGQQGLAQALSIVVKPVQGWVTDAAQYAVTRRKLGTLPTLDPAARQTQVRFDKDARLSEVYVAYADRLRAAGYQPVKAQYGDDRASGVFAAGSRQVTLDVRKSGRRFDVKLERRS; from the coding sequence ATGACACTGTTCAAAGTTTCCATTTCGCTGTTGCTGGCCGGGCTGGGGTGGGCCAGCGCCGCCCCACAGCTCAGCGCCCAGAGCATCATTGTCAATCCGGTGCAGGGCCCGCTGAAGGTCAATGTGCGGACCAACCGCGACGCCTCGGGCAACGGCACGCCCAGCTACGGGCCCAGCGATCACCTGGAGTTCTACACCCGCGTCAATCAGGACGCCTACGTGTACCTCTTCAACATCGACCCGCAGGGCCGTGTGAATCTGCTGGCGGGGGGCGGCCTGCAGGCCAAGGGCAACTTCGTCAAGGCCAACACCACCCGCGTCTTTCCCAAAAAGGGCGACGAATCTCCCTTCCTGCTGACGCTGCCTCAGGGGGTCAACCGCGTACTGGCCGTCGCCAGTCCGTCGCCCCTCAACGTACAGGACCTGGCGCAGGCAGGGGCCAGCCAGACCGGCGCAGTGCCGCTGAAGGTCACGGGGCAGCAGGGACTGGCCCAGGCCCTGAGTATCGTGGTCAAGCCGGTGCAGGGCTGGGTCACGGACGCGGCGCAGTACGCCGTGACGCGGCGCAAACTGGGCACCCTGCCCACGCTGGACCCCGCCGCCCGACAGACCCAGGTGCGTTTTGATAAGGACGCCCGCCTCAGCGAGGTCTATGTGGCCTATGCGGACCGCCTGCGCGCAGCGGGGTATCAGCCGGTGAAAGCCCAGTACGGGGACGACCGCGCCAGCGGGGTCTTCGCGGCCGGCAGCCGCCAGGTTACGCTGGATGTGCGCAAGTCGGGCCGCCGCTTTGACGTGAAGCTGGAACGCCGCTCGTAA
- a CDS encoding Type 1 glutamine amidotransferase-like domain-containing protein — protein sequence MKLLLTSGGVTNASIHGALLGLLGKPIAEASALCIPTAQWGHPWCGPASARRFITDGSPATMCGLGWKSVGVLELTALPSISQDRWVPWVKEADVLLVDGGDATYLAHWMRASGLAELLPALSETVWVGLSAGSMVMTPRIGKLFVEWPGAPDDRTLGLVNFSIFPHLDHEMMPGNTLAAAEQWASSVAGPCYAIDDQTAITVVDGTAEVVSEGHWKLLRA from the coding sequence ATGAAACTTCTGCTGACTTCTGGCGGCGTGACCAATGCGAGTATCCACGGCGCACTCCTCGGCCTGCTGGGAAAACCCATCGCCGAGGCCAGCGCCCTGTGTATTCCAACCGCGCAGTGGGGCCACCCGTGGTGCGGGCCTGCTTCGGCCCGGCGCTTCATCACAGACGGCAGCCCGGCGACCATGTGCGGCCTGGGCTGGAAATCGGTGGGCGTCCTCGAACTCACCGCGCTGCCCAGCATCAGCCAGGACCGCTGGGTGCCGTGGGTCAAGGAGGCGGACGTGCTGCTGGTAGACGGTGGCGACGCGACCTATCTGGCCCACTGGATGCGGGCTTCTGGGCTGGCGGAACTGCTGCCCGCCCTCTCTGAAACCGTCTGGGTGGGCCTGAGCGCCGGCAGCATGGTGATGACGCCCCGGATTGGGAAGCTGTTCGTGGAGTGGCCCGGAGCGCCAGATGACCGGACGCTGGGGCTGGTCAATTTCTCCATCTTTCCGCATCTGGACCACGAGATGATGCCCGGCAACACCCTGGCCGCCGCCGAGCAGTGGGCGTCCAGCGTGGCGGGGCCGTGCTACGCCATTGACGATCAGACCGCCATTACCGTGGTGGACGGCACCGCTGAGGTGGTTTCTGAAGGGCACTGGAAGCTCCTGAGGGCCTGA